Part of the Anopheles coluzzii chromosome 3, AcolN3, whole genome shotgun sequence genome is shown below.
aattctgtgattttcggtaggttaaaaagaaaaatcggtagttttaggagGCTTATCTGTAAATCGGTATGCAtatgaaaaatcggtaggaatacagataaatcggtatttctggtcactctgttGCTGTCATCCCACTGctgtcagatttggacagcaAATCggtcagaaaaaaaaaacaacataaacagtGGCCACCGATGCcacttgttgttttttcgtgTTCGATACCTAATTTAATTCACTTTTAGCTGTTTTAATAGCTGCTTTTAGCAATGTCCGAGGCAAAAGAAATGCAGGATGACGAAAGGGAAGCTCTCATATCGATATACGAAGGAGACAGTGCCTTCAAGCAGGTGAACTCCGAAACGTACCAGTACAAAGTAGGTATCCGGCATCTCGTGCACTTTCCGGAAGAATGTATTTTTCTAAGACTCTATTTCTGTTTTCAGTACGGTGAAGAAGGTAACAAATCGTTTCTGCTAGAGATCTGTTGGACGGAAAACTATCCCAATGAGCTGCCCAGCTTCAATCTGGAAACATTCTACAACAGAAATCTGTAAGTGAAACAATGCCTCTTCAACGGGTCGTAGAAAGTTTTAACAACTGTTCCATGTTGTCACTCTAATGTTTAGCTCTCGTTCGGCGAAAGATTCGATTGCCTCCATCCTGAATGAAGAAGCGCAGCAATGGATTGGTTGTGGCATGACATACACATTATTTGAGTGCCTAAAGGATAAGCTGGATGAACTGCTGACGGATGAAAACTGTAATGCGGGTGATGGTCAGCAGATGATCATCGGTACCACCAACGCACGTGTGGAGGCTGAACAATCGAATAGCGA
Proteins encoded:
- the LOC120957417 gene encoding RWD domain-containing protein 4; this encodes MSEAKEMQDDEREALISIYEGDSAFKQVNSETYQYKYGEEGNKSFLLEICWTENYPNELPSFNLETFYNRNLSRSAKDSIASILNEEAQQWIGCGMTYTLFECLKDKLDELLTDENCNAGDGQQMIIGTTNARVEAEQSNSDSDEEGVANEGKDGKRDAKREHLTKAQKRKQWDRVDSKGNRQRGWNWVDIIKHLSQTGGKPE